A DNA window from Hydrogenophaga taeniospiralis contains the following coding sequences:
- a CDS encoding ABC transporter ATP-binding protein encodes MSAILQTSALKAFYGDAQALFGIDFELNVGELVAIIGANGAGKSTFLKCLTGLVKTPASSVMWKGKAIGGLPPGHIVSQGLAMVPEGRRLFPSLSVEENLLMGANARRKGPWSLDRLFKLFPILQEKRHLPGTSLSGGQQQMVAIGRALMSNPEVLLCDELSLGLAPIVIREIYNAMPAITAEGMTVVIVEQDVTMARNASQRLYCFQEGKVSLQGESSDLTREQISQAYFGV; translated from the coding sequence ATGAGCGCAATTCTTCAAACTTCCGCGCTGAAGGCTTTTTATGGTGATGCACAGGCGCTGTTTGGCATCGATTTCGAGCTGAACGTGGGAGAGCTGGTCGCCATCATTGGTGCCAACGGTGCCGGCAAGTCCACCTTTCTCAAGTGCCTGACCGGCTTGGTCAAGACACCCGCATCGTCTGTGATGTGGAAGGGAAAAGCCATCGGCGGTTTGCCTCCGGGACACATAGTCAGCCAGGGCCTGGCCATGGTGCCCGAGGGGCGCCGCCTGTTCCCCTCACTCTCGGTCGAGGAAAACTTGCTGATGGGCGCCAACGCACGACGCAAAGGACCGTGGAGCCTGGATCGCTTGTTCAAGCTGTTTCCCATCCTCCAGGAAAAGCGCCACCTGCCCGGAACGTCGTTGTCCGGCGGACAGCAGCAGATGGTGGCCATCGGTCGGGCACTCATGAGCAACCCGGAAGTGCTTCTGTGCGATGAACTTTCTCTGGGCCTGGCGCCCATCGTGATCCGTGAGATTTACAACGCCATGCCCGCCATCACGGCGGAGGGCATGACGGTGGTGATCGTTGAGCAGGACGTGACGATGGCTCGCAACGCGTCGCAGCGTCTGTACTGCTTTCAGGAAGGCAAGGTCTCGCTGCAGGGCGAGTCCAGCGACCTGACGCGCGAGCAGATCTCTCAAGCCTATTTTGGAGTCTGA
- a CDS encoding branched-chain amino acid ABC transporter permease: MLLQGLLLGGLYGLFALGLSLMFGVMRLTNTAHGDFIMLGSFSTFALVTLGLSPWFALIAVLPMAWVCGYVLQRYVLNGTLGKDPLPSLVVTFGLSIVLQNLLLELFSADPRSIETDGFNTLSWAVTYDVSLGALPLLIFALSILATAGLQWLFSHTAIGRSFRAVSDDREISELMGLNARKVYALATALAFVLVAVAGALQGMRTTFSPSDGPLLLLFAFEAVIIGGMGSFWGTLAGAMLLGITQQVGFRLDPGWGIWGGHVMFLVVLVVRPQGLFPKTRG, from the coding sequence ATGCTTCTGCAAGGCCTTTTGCTTGGGGGCCTCTACGGCTTGTTCGCCCTCGGTCTTTCGCTCATGTTTGGCGTGATGCGACTGACCAATACCGCCCATGGTGACTTCATCATGCTGGGGTCGTTCTCGACGTTTGCGCTGGTGACCCTGGGACTTTCTCCCTGGTTCGCCCTCATCGCTGTGCTGCCCATGGCCTGGGTCTGCGGCTACGTCCTGCAACGCTATGTCCTCAACGGGACTCTGGGCAAGGACCCCTTGCCATCGTTGGTGGTGACCTTTGGTCTGTCCATCGTCTTGCAGAACCTGTTGCTCGAATTGTTTTCGGCGGACCCCCGTTCGATCGAAACCGATGGCTTCAACACCCTGAGCTGGGCAGTGACCTACGACGTTTCGCTGGGTGCCTTGCCATTGCTCATATTCGCCTTGTCGATCCTCGCGACCGCAGGACTGCAGTGGCTCTTCAGCCATACGGCCATTGGCCGTTCGTTCCGGGCCGTCTCCGACGACCGCGAGATCTCCGAACTCATGGGGCTCAACGCACGCAAGGTGTATGCCCTGGCCACGGCCCTCGCGTTTGTCCTCGTCGCGGTGGCGGGTGCCCTGCAAGGCATGAGAACGACTTTCTCGCCATCCGATGGTCCCTTGTTGCTGCTCTTTGCCTTTGAGGCCGTGATCATCGGCGGCATGGGCAGCTTCTGGGGGACGCTGGCCGGCGCCATGTTGCTGGGCATTACCCAGCAAGTGGGTTTCCGTCTGGACCCCGGTTGGGGCATCTGGGGGGGGCATGTGATGTTCCTGGTGGTGCTGGTCGTGCGTCCGCAGGGTCTGTTCCCCAAAACCCGTGGTTGA
- a CDS encoding branched-chain amino acid ABC transporter permease: MNMSYTIVRGTRGSQVLLIAALAIVVLAASLPWWGESSWMREFVEIACYFIFAMMWNLLAGYGGMVSIGQQAFFGLGGYVMLILGNHLGVNPFVAIGLGGLVAGLISVPVAWVAFRLQGGYFAIGTWVIAEVFRLTFANMSAVGGGSGTTLTALRGIDKATRESVTYWMALACVVAAISLVYLFLRSKQGLALLAIRDNEVAARSQGIAVDRMKLAVYAVAAFGAGLAGALYFVGNLRISPDAAFSVNWTAFAIFMVVIGGIGRIEGPLVGALIFWALNKAFSDYGTWYLMGLGLLAIVVTIFFKQGLWGFAQQRWGWTLFPTSRHLLKV, translated from the coding sequence ATGAACATGTCTTACACAATCGTTCGCGGCACCCGAGGCAGCCAGGTCTTGCTGATTGCAGCGCTGGCCATCGTCGTCCTGGCCGCGAGCCTGCCTTGGTGGGGCGAGTCCAGCTGGATGCGCGAGTTTGTCGAGATCGCGTGCTACTTCATCTTTGCCATGATGTGGAACTTGCTGGCCGGCTATGGCGGGATGGTCTCCATCGGCCAACAGGCCTTCTTCGGCCTGGGTGGCTATGTGATGCTGATTTTGGGAAACCACCTGGGCGTCAATCCCTTCGTGGCCATCGGACTGGGTGGTCTGGTCGCCGGGCTGATTTCTGTCCCGGTGGCCTGGGTCGCCTTCCGGCTACAAGGCGGCTACTTCGCCATCGGCACCTGGGTAATCGCTGAGGTGTTTCGGCTCACATTTGCGAATATGTCGGCTGTGGGCGGTGGATCGGGCACCACGTTGACTGCTCTGCGGGGCATCGACAAAGCGACCCGCGAGTCGGTCACCTACTGGATGGCGCTGGCTTGTGTGGTGGCCGCCATCAGCCTCGTTTACCTCTTTTTACGCAGCAAGCAGGGGCTGGCCTTGCTGGCCATTCGGGACAACGAGGTCGCGGCCAGATCGCAGGGCATCGCGGTCGATCGAATGAAGCTCGCGGTCTATGCCGTAGCGGCATTTGGTGCCGGTTTGGCGGGCGCTCTCTATTTCGTGGGCAATCTGCGCATCAGCCCCGACGCAGCCTTCAGCGTCAACTGGACAGCTTTTGCCATCTTCATGGTGGTGATCGGTGGCATTGGACGGATTGAAGGCCCCCTCGTCGGCGCTCTGATTTTCTGGGCGCTCAACAAGGCCTTCAGCGACTATGGCACCTGGTACCTGATGGGCCTTGGCCTGCTCGCGATCGTCGTCACGATCTTTTTCAAGCAGGGTCTGTGGGGCTTTGCCCAGCAGCGTTGGGGCTGGACCCTGTTCCCCACCTCACGCCACTTGCTGAAAGTCTGA
- a CDS encoding maleylacetate reductase — translation MHSFIYSALPSRVIFGCGSLQQVRQEVEALGATRALVLCTPEQVTLAQQVSDLLGDRSAGLFDRAVMHVPIETAREARDVAQRLGADCAVAVGGGSTTGLGKAIALESGLPILAIPTTYAGSEMTPIYGITESGLKKTGKDARVLPKTVIYDPELTLGLPIGMSVSSGINAIAHAAEGLYAHDGNPIMSFLAEEGIAAIGRALPLLKQKPADAEARSDALYGAWLCGSVLGHVGMALHHKLCHTLGGSFNLPHAETHTIVLPHALAYNAAAAPKAMERIARALDAQSGPQAVYNLALYNGAPVALRDIGMREEDLDKACDIAMQNQYPNPRPLERGPLRQLLQNAYEGVRPVG, via the coding sequence ATGCATTCCTTCATCTACAGCGCTCTGCCGTCCCGGGTGATCTTTGGCTGCGGCAGCCTGCAGCAAGTCCGACAGGAAGTGGAGGCCCTGGGTGCTACCCGAGCGCTCGTACTCTGCACGCCGGAACAGGTGACACTGGCTCAACAGGTCTCGGACTTGCTGGGTGACCGCTCGGCGGGACTGTTCGACCGCGCGGTGATGCACGTGCCGATAGAGACCGCCCGTGAAGCTCGGGATGTCGCTCAACGGCTGGGTGCGGATTGTGCCGTCGCCGTTGGCGGTGGATCAACGACCGGCTTGGGCAAGGCCATCGCGCTGGAGTCGGGATTGCCGATCCTGGCCATCCCGACGACCTATGCAGGTTCGGAAATGACGCCGATCTATGGCATCACCGAATCGGGGCTCAAGAAGACCGGCAAAGATGCTCGTGTCTTGCCAAAAACCGTCATCTATGACCCTGAGCTGACCCTTGGCTTGCCCATTGGCATGAGTGTGAGCAGCGGCATCAATGCGATCGCACATGCAGCGGAAGGACTGTACGCACACGATGGAAATCCCATCATGAGCTTTCTGGCGGAAGAGGGCATCGCTGCGATCGGACGGGCGCTGCCACTACTGAAGCAAAAGCCGGCCGATGCCGAGGCCCGAAGTGACGCGCTCTATGGCGCCTGGCTGTGCGGGTCGGTGCTGGGGCATGTGGGCATGGCGCTGCACCACAAGCTCTGCCACACCTTGGGTGGCAGCTTCAATCTGCCCCATGCCGAAACGCACACCATCGTGTTGCCCCATGCGCTGGCCTACAACGCTGCGGCTGCGCCCAAGGCGATGGAGCGCATCGCGCGAGCTTTGGATGCGCAGTCCGGCCCGCAAGCGGTCTACAACCTGGCGCTTTACAACGGCGCCCCGGTCGCACTCCGTGATATCGGCATGCGCGAGGAGGACCTGGACAAGGCCTGTGACATCGCCATGCAGAACCAGTATCCCAATCCCCGTCCGCTTGAACGAGGTCCGCTGCGGCAGTTGCTGCAAAACGCTTACGAAGGCGTGAGACCCGTTGGCTAG
- a CDS encoding ABC transporter substrate-binding protein, with translation MKIARRTFTHSLVAAATIGAAPWAWAADTVKIGYVSPQTGPLAPFGEADKWVIEQMKAAFKDGIVIGGKKHAVEIVLKDSQSNPNRAGEVANDLILKDKVALILTAGTPETANPVSDAAELNEIPCISSVVPWQPWFFGRQGDPAKGFDWTYHIFWGLEDVIANYTNGWKSVSTNKKVGGLFPNDGDGNAWGDKELGFPKPLQQMGFSLTDTGRFQNGTQDFSAQIAAFKRAGVEIVTGVVIPPDAKTFLTQAKQQGFKPKVVTLGKALLFPGAIEALGDLGEGLSTEVWWSPSHPFTSSLTSQSAKALAEAYEAGTKKQWTQPIGFAHALFEVASDALKRSKSLKAGDVRDAVAATKIKTVVGDVAWGGKGPFKNVSKTPLVLGQWSKGKKFKYELTIVNNDAAKAIPVGGALKLN, from the coding sequence ATGAAAATCGCACGCAGAACATTCACCCACAGCCTGGTCGCAGCCGCAACCATCGGTGCCGCCCCATGGGCATGGGCCGCAGACACCGTCAAGATCGGCTATGTGTCGCCGCAGACGGGTCCGCTCGCGCCCTTTGGTGAAGCCGACAAATGGGTCATCGAGCAGATGAAGGCTGCCTTCAAGGACGGCATCGTCATCGGCGGAAAAAAACATGCCGTTGAGATTGTTCTCAAGGACAGCCAGTCCAATCCCAACCGGGCGGGGGAGGTCGCGAACGACCTGATCCTCAAAGACAAGGTGGCCTTGATCCTCACGGCCGGAACACCCGAGACCGCGAACCCCGTCAGCGATGCCGCCGAGCTCAACGAAATCCCTTGCATTTCGAGTGTTGTGCCATGGCAGCCATGGTTTTTTGGACGTCAGGGCGACCCGGCAAAAGGCTTTGACTGGACCTATCACATCTTCTGGGGTCTTGAAGATGTGATCGCCAATTACACCAATGGCTGGAAGTCCGTGTCGACCAACAAAAAGGTGGGTGGTCTGTTCCCGAACGATGGTGATGGCAACGCGTGGGGCGACAAGGAGTTGGGATTCCCCAAGCCCCTGCAGCAAATGGGCTTCAGCCTGACCGATACCGGTCGTTTTCAGAACGGCACTCAGGATTTCAGCGCACAGATTGCCGCGTTCAAGCGTGCTGGCGTCGAGATCGTGACTGGCGTCGTGATTCCCCCCGATGCCAAGACCTTCCTGACCCAGGCCAAGCAGCAAGGGTTCAAACCCAAGGTCGTCACGCTGGGCAAGGCGCTGCTGTTTCCTGGCGCCATCGAAGCGCTCGGAGACCTGGGTGAAGGCCTGTCAACCGAGGTGTGGTGGAGCCCTTCCCACCCCTTCACCTCCAGTCTGACCAGCCAAAGTGCCAAGGCACTGGCCGAGGCGTACGAAGCTGGCACAAAGAAGCAGTGGACCCAACCCATCGGTTTTGCCCATGCGCTTTTCGAAGTCGCATCCGACGCCCTCAAGCGCAGCAAGTCGCTCAAAGCTGGCGACGTGCGTGACGCGGTGGCCGCGACCAAGATCAAGACCGTGGTGGGCGATGTCGCGTGGGGCGGGAAAGGCCCGTTCAAGAACGTGAGCAAGACGCCTCTGGTGCTGGGCCAGTGGAGCAAGGGAAAGAAGTTCAAGTACGAGCTGACCATCGTCAACAACGATGCCGCAAAAGCGATCCCGGTGGGTGGCGCTCTCAAGCTGAACTGA
- a CDS encoding ABC transporter ATP-binding protein: MPLLALHAVSKSYGAIKVTDNITLSVTKGETLGILGPNGAGKTTLFNLISGDVSVNAGRVEYAGEDVTALPPHLRCRRGIGRSYQVPQPFGNMSVFENLVTAASFGGGQSERMAWDTAVRILDQTGLMQHANKAAGSLTLLNRKRLELARALATGPELLLLDEIAGGLTEHESHELVEELKRIKASGVTMIWIEHVVHALLSVADRLFVINFGQQLAEGKPNDVMSNPDVQRVYMGLEA, from the coding sequence ATGCCACTGCTCGCTCTCCACGCCGTCAGCAAGTCCTATGGGGCAATCAAGGTCACAGACAACATCACGTTGTCTGTGACCAAGGGCGAAACCCTTGGAATCCTGGGCCCCAACGGCGCCGGAAAGACCACGCTTTTCAACCTGATTTCGGGTGATGTGAGCGTGAACGCCGGACGGGTGGAGTACGCAGGTGAGGATGTGACAGCATTGCCGCCCCACTTGCGGTGCCGGCGGGGAATCGGCCGGAGCTATCAGGTGCCACAACCGTTCGGAAACATGAGCGTGTTCGAAAACCTGGTGACGGCCGCCAGTTTCGGAGGCGGTCAGAGTGAGCGCATGGCGTGGGATACCGCTGTTCGCATCCTTGACCAGACCGGCCTGATGCAGCACGCCAACAAGGCGGCGGGGTCGCTGACCCTGCTCAATCGAAAGCGCCTTGAGTTGGCGAGGGCCCTTGCGACCGGGCCAGAGCTCCTGCTGCTGGACGAGATCGCTGGCGGCCTCACCGAGCACGAATCCCACGAGCTCGTCGAAGAACTCAAGCGCATCAAGGCGAGTGGCGTGACCATGATCTGGATCGAACACGTCGTGCATGCACTGCTGTCGGTGGCCGACAGGCTCTTTGTCATCAACTTCGGTCAGCAGCTGGCCGAGGGCAAACCGAACGATGTGATGAGCAACCCCGACGTCCAGCGTGTGTACATGGGGTTGGAGGCCTGA
- a CDS encoding aldehyde dehydrogenase family protein, whose product MNLADIAAAAGLRTPVRHQLFINGQFVDAESGETLATLNPHDNSIITEVSMAGKSDVDKAVAAAEKALPAWSRMSGMDRGRILLKLADLIEANAEELARLESLDTGHPIRDSRMLDVPRTAVTFRYFGGMADKFQGEQIPVEAGFLNYTLREPVGVVGQVVPWNFPLMFTSWKMAPALAAGNCVVMKPAEITPLSSLKIAELMAEAGMPAGVVNIVPGLGSVAGQYIAEHPGISKVAFTGSTATGRRIVQASAGNLKKVQLELGGKGANIVFEDANLMAAVNGAAWAIFHNQGQACIAGSRLVLHEKIADAFLEKFIPLAKSIRLGNPLDPNTEMGPVTSLLHRDKVLAYVDIALQQGGELLAGGRAPGGDLATGCYVEPTVVRAGSWKDRVAQEEVFGPFVTVITFKNDEEALQIANGTEYGLGGGLWTNNLQRAHKFAREMKSGMVWINCYKRVNPGSPFGGVGASGYGREMGFDAMREYTQVKSVWVNVDAQLAPHYPR is encoded by the coding sequence ATGAACCTCGCAGACATTGCAGCCGCGGCAGGCCTGCGCACGCCTGTACGCCACCAACTCTTCATCAACGGTCAGTTTGTCGACGCCGAATCGGGCGAGACGCTGGCCACCCTCAACCCGCACGACAACTCGATCATCACCGAGGTGTCCATGGCAGGCAAAAGCGATGTGGACAAGGCCGTGGCCGCCGCCGAAAAGGCGTTGCCAGCGTGGAGCCGCATGTCGGGCATGGACCGTGGGCGCATCCTGCTGAAGCTGGCCGATCTGATCGAGGCCAACGCGGAAGAACTGGCCCGCCTGGAGTCGCTGGACACGGGGCATCCCATCCGGGATTCGCGCATGCTTGACGTGCCTCGCACCGCTGTGACCTTCCGCTATTTCGGCGGTATGGCCGACAAGTTTCAGGGCGAGCAGATTCCCGTGGAGGCGGGCTTTCTGAACTACACCTTGCGTGAGCCGGTGGGTGTGGTGGGCCAGGTGGTCCCTTGGAACTTCCCGCTGATGTTCACGAGCTGGAAGATGGCGCCGGCACTGGCGGCAGGCAACTGCGTTGTCATGAAGCCGGCCGAAATCACGCCGCTGTCCTCGCTGAAGATCGCCGAGCTCATGGCTGAGGCTGGAATGCCAGCCGGCGTCGTCAACATTGTTCCAGGGCTGGGTTCGGTCGCTGGCCAATACATTGCGGAACATCCCGGCATCTCCAAGGTGGCATTCACCGGCAGCACCGCAACGGGCCGCCGCATTGTGCAAGCGAGCGCAGGCAACCTGAAGAAGGTGCAGCTGGAACTGGGCGGCAAGGGCGCCAACATCGTGTTCGAAGACGCCAACCTCATGGCTGCGGTCAATGGCGCTGCCTGGGCGATCTTCCACAACCAGGGCCAAGCCTGCATCGCCGGCTCGCGCCTGGTGCTGCACGAAAAAATCGCCGACGCGTTCCTGGAGAAGTTCATTCCCTTGGCAAAGAGCATCCGGCTTGGCAACCCGCTGGACCCGAACACCGAGATGGGGCCGGTGACCAGTCTGTTGCACCGCGACAAGGTTCTGGCCTACGTTGATATCGCTCTTCAGCAAGGCGGTGAGTTGTTGGCCGGTGGTCGTGCACCAGGCGGTGATCTGGCCACGGGGTGCTATGTCGAACCGACTGTCGTACGCGCTGGCTCCTGGAAAGATCGCGTCGCTCAGGAGGAGGTGTTTGGCCCCTTTGTCACGGTGATCACGTTCAAGAACGACGAGGAAGCGCTGCAAATCGCGAACGGAACCGAATACGGATTGGGCGGCGGCCTGTGGACCAACAACCTGCAACGAGCCCACAAGTTTGCCCGCGAGATGAAGAGCGGCATGGTCTGGATCAACTGCTACAAGCGCGTCAACCCGGGTTCGCCGTTCGGTGGCGTTGGAGCCTCTGGCTACGGGCGTGAGATGGGCTTTGATGCCATGCGCGAGTACACCCAGGTCAAGAGCGTCTGGGTCAATGTGGACGCCCAGCTGGCGCCGCACTACCCCCGTTGA
- a CDS encoding Dabb family protein produces MSHNVPGIAHIVTWRLNGATAEARKQQAQLMVQAFEAARPEVPGLLHMHVGSNVIDAPDAWDVALYMAFASRTHLEAYQAHPSHLAIKQLVGPMRVARCQVDFELPGQP; encoded by the coding sequence ATGAGCCACAACGTCCCAGGCATCGCTCACATCGTGACTTGGCGCCTCAACGGTGCTACTGCAGAAGCGCGCAAACAACAGGCCCAGTTGATGGTGCAGGCGTTTGAAGCGGCTCGACCCGAAGTGCCAGGGCTTCTGCACATGCATGTCGGATCCAACGTCATCGATGCACCCGACGCCTGGGATGTGGCGCTGTACATGGCGTTTGCCTCCCGCACACACCTGGAAGCCTATCAGGCCCATCCGTCGCACCTGGCCATCAAGCAGCTGGTAGGTCCCATGCGTGTTGCTCGGTGTCAGGTTGATTTCGAGTTACCCGGGCAGCCTTGA
- a CDS encoding intradiol ring-cleavage dioxygenase: MNHLNQDSLTQAVIERLAHTPNPRLKEILSSLVTHLHAFARDVHLTEEEWFQGIEFLTATGQKCTSTRQEFILLSDVLGLSMLTVSMQNDKPQGCTESTVFGPFHVPNAPQYENGADIANGASGQPCHVHGFIRGKSGEAIANATIDVWQADDEGHYDVQKEGLDHAQARGVLHSRTDGSYDFKSIVAEAYPIPTDGPVGHMLEATRRSAWRPAHLHFMIQAPGYQTLITHVFRRGDKYLEADPVFGVRQSLIADWVRQSDGLTDLAFDFVLNPVV, encoded by the coding sequence ATGAACCATCTGAACCAAGACTCCCTCACTCAAGCGGTGATTGAGCGCTTGGCCCATACGCCGAACCCCAGACTCAAAGAAATACTGAGTTCGCTTGTGACGCATCTGCATGCCTTCGCACGAGACGTGCACCTGACGGAAGAAGAGTGGTTCCAGGGCATCGAGTTCCTGACCGCGACCGGACAGAAGTGCACAAGCACTCGCCAGGAATTCATTCTGCTGAGCGATGTACTCGGACTGTCGATGTTGACGGTCTCGATGCAGAACGACAAGCCGCAAGGATGTACCGAATCCACGGTGTTCGGTCCCTTCCACGTGCCGAACGCGCCGCAGTATGAAAACGGCGCGGACATCGCCAACGGTGCCAGTGGCCAGCCTTGCCACGTGCACGGCTTCATCCGCGGGAAGAGCGGTGAAGCGATTGCCAACGCAACGATCGATGTCTGGCAGGCCGATGACGAGGGTCACTACGACGTGCAGAAGGAAGGCCTGGACCATGCACAGGCCCGAGGCGTTTTGCACTCACGCACCGATGGAAGCTACGACTTCAAGTCCATCGTCGCAGAGGCCTACCCCATTCCCACTGATGGGCCTGTGGGGCACATGCTGGAGGCGACACGTCGCTCGGCTTGGCGCCCGGCCCACTTGCATTTCATGATCCAGGCGCCGGGCTACCAAACACTCATCACGCATGTGTTTCGACGGGGAGACAAGTACCTGGAAGCCGACCCCGTATTTGGCGTGCGCCAGTCGCTCATCGCAGATTGGGTTCGCCAGTCGGATGGCTTGACGGACCTTGCTTTTGACTTTGTCTTGAATCCGGTGGTGTGA